A window from Patescibacteria group bacterium encodes these proteins:
- a CDS encoding flippase, with protein sequence MIQESKKEKNTVSNGLAGLRSGEKDKTYKKRKLSKQIRENKVSRNTLFLTIAYTLQKVISFGYFIYYARYIGYIGTGQFVFAVSFTTVFGILVDLGLNPVLIREISRFKNKAHKYFSAIFTVKVFFAFTAILLIYITINTLSYPETTKSLVYFAGFVMLFESFSLSIFGVFRGFHNLKYESIGTLIYQLLVVSSGIVMLQIFKQPIVLGIAILIGAIGNFLYALIKLVKHTDIKPRFYLNFSLLRKLFKMAMPFFLAGIFTKIYAYIDILLLSFLKKGQGGEEYVGWYSVAYKLTYAIQFIPLAFNNSIYPALSRLYISSQEILARTVENAFRYLMIISLPISLGAFVLADKITVLFTSDYTRSIPAFRISILGLVFIFINFILSSVLNATNRQKKNTLNIGLTVAFNVIINLILIPRFNHIGASIAALSSAVFLFVVAYYQTQKIIKYNKAKIVSWFFRSLTASLGMALSIYWLKPAVNFILLIPIGVLIYIALILLLKIIKYSELRYVIKSIIRR encoded by the coding sequence GTGATCCAAGAGTCAAAGAAAGAAAAAAATACGGTCTCAAACGGGCTCGCCGGGCTCCGCAGTGGAGAAAAAGATAAAACATATAAAAAAAGAAAATTGTCTAAACAAATCAGAGAAAATAAGGTTTCTCGTAATACTTTATTTTTAACCATTGCCTACACCCTACAAAAAGTAATCTCATTTGGTTACTTTATTTATTATGCCCGTTATATTGGCTATATTGGTACCGGCCAATTTGTTTTTGCGGTTTCCTTTACTACAGTTTTTGGTATTTTAGTTGATTTAGGTTTAAATCCGGTTTTAATTCGTGAAATCTCCCGTTTTAAAAATAAGGCTCATAAGTATTTTTCAGCTATTTTTACGGTGAAAGTATTTTTTGCTTTTACGGCTATTTTACTTATCTATATTACTATCAATACTTTATCTTATCCAGAAACTACTAAGTCTCTGGTTTATTTTGCCGGCTTTGTTATGCTTTTTGAATCTTTTAGTTTGAGTATATTTGGTGTTTTCCGGGGCTTTCATAATTTAAAATATGAATCAATCGGCACTTTAATATATCAGCTCTTGGTGGTTAGCTCAGGTATTGTTATGCTGCAAATTTTTAAGCAGCCGATTGTCCTCGGTATAGCTATTCTTATCGGAGCTATCGGTAATTTTTTGTATGCCTTAATAAAATTAGTAAAACATACTGATATAAAGCCTCGGTTTTATCTTAATTTTTCTCTTTTAAGAAAACTTTTTAAAATGGCTATGCCCTTTTTCCTGGCCGGTATTTTTACTAAAATCTATGCTTATATCGATATACTCTTACTCTCTTTTTTAAAAAAAGGTCAGGGTGGGGAAGAGTATGTCGGCTGGTACTCGGTAGCCTATAAACTAACATATGCTATTCAGTTTATACCCTTAGCTTTTAATAATAGTATTTATCCAGCTCTTTCCAGACTTTATATTTCTTCTCAAGAAATTTTAGCTAGAACCGTAGAAAATGCTTTTCGTTATTTAATGATTATCAGTTTACCTATATCCTTAGGAGCTTTTGTTTTAGCCGATAAAATTACAGTTCTTTTTACCAGTGATTATACTCGCTCTATTCCAGCTTTTCGAATTTCAATTTTAGGTTTAGTTTTTATCTTTATTAATTTTATTTTAAGTTCGGTCTTAAACGCTACCAATCGTCAGAAAAAAAATACTCTAAACATAGGCCTAACAGTCGCTTTTAATGTCATAATTAATTTAATTTTAATACCGCGCTTTAATCACATCGGAGCTTCTATAGCCGCTCTTTCTTCAGCTGTTTTTCTCTTTGTAGTGGCTTATTATCAGACTCAAAAAATAATTAAATACAATAAAGCAAAAATAGTCTCCTGGTTTTTTCGCAGCCTTACCGCCTCGCTCGGTATGGCTTTAAGTATTTATTGGCTTAAACCGGCTGTTAATTTTATTTTACTGATACCCATCGGGGTGCTAATATACATAGCGCTAATACTTTTATTAAAAATTATAAAGTATTCAGAATTACGATATGTAATTAAATCTATAATTAGACGGTAA
- the rpsI gene encoding 30S ribosomal protein S9, with amino-acid sequence MVKKAKKTQKSSNKKSRSKKGSKKRTYIFAVGRRKSAVARVRYYKKGKNEIIINQKDYKEHFVNLEFKNIIEKPLKVTGNLKKFGKFTIKVKGGGKRGQVEAISLGMSRILVTLEPKNRKLLKPEGLLKRDPRVKERKKYGLKRARRAPQWRKR; translated from the coding sequence ATGGTAAAAAAAGCAAAAAAAACTCAGAAATCTTCCAATAAAAAATCTAGAAGTAAAAAAGGTTCCAAAAAAAGAACTTATATATTTGCCGTTGGCCGGCGTAAATCGGCGGTGGCTCGTGTAAGATATTACAAAAAGGGTAAAAATGAGATTATTATTAACCAAAAAGATTATAAAGAGCATTTTGTAAACTTAGAGTTCAAAAATATAATTGAAAAGCCATTAAAAGTAACCGGAAATTTAAAAAAATTTGGTAAGTTTACAATTAAAGTTAAAGGTGGTGGTAAGAGGGGACAGGTTGAAGCTATTTCTTTGGGCATGTCCAGAATCTTAGTAACTTTAGAGCCAAAAAATCGCAAACTCTTAAAACCGGAAGGTTTATTAAAACGTGATCCAAGAGTCAAAGAAAGAAAAAAATACGGTCTCAAACGGGCTCGCCGGGCTCCGCAGTGGAGAAAAAGATAA
- the rplM gene encoding 50S ribosomal protein L13: MKNKEIIDANNKPLGRLASQVAIRLMGKDQPNYQPHKPGNLILEVKNASKIKLTGLKSKNKVFYKYSGYQGGVKQKKLSVLMKKDPSSVLKMAVKGMLPHNRLLKHRLKRLKISN; encoded by the coding sequence ATGAAAAATAAAGAAATTATTGATGCTAATAATAAACCCCTTGGTCGCTTGGCCAGTCAAGTTGCTATTAGATTAATGGGTAAGGATCAACCAAATTACCAGCCCCATAAGCCGGGAAATTTAATTCTGGAAGTAAAAAATGCCTCTAAAATAAAATTAACCGGTCTTAAAAGCAAAAATAAAGTATTTTATAAATATAGTGGTTATCAAGGTGGTGTTAAGCAAAAGAAACTATCTGTGTTAATGAAAAAAGATCCATCTTCTGTGTTAAAGATGGCCGTTAAAGGCATGTTACCTCATAATAGATTGTTAAAACATAGGCTAAAACGATTAAAAATTTCCAACTAA